Proteins encoded in a region of the Phacochoerus africanus isolate WHEZ1 chromosome 8, ROS_Pafr_v1, whole genome shotgun sequence genome:
- the PTH2 gene encoding tuberoinfundibular peptide of 39 residues produces METHQVPRSPRVQLLLLLLLLVPWGHHAASGIALPPAGVFRLRTPDGAWAGPATPQSRRSLALADDAAFRERARLLAALERRHWLNSYMHKLLVLDAP; encoded by the exons ATGGAGACCCACCAGGTACCCAGGAGCCCCCGggtgcagctgctgctgctgctcctgctgcttgTGCCCTGGGGCCACCACGCTGCTTCAGGAATCGCCTTGCCCCCTGCGGGGGTCTTCAG ACTCCGCACCCCCGACGGAGCTTGGGCGGGTCCTGCTACCCCGCAGTCGAGGCGGAGCTTGGCGCTGGCAGACGACGCGGCCTTTCGGGAGCGCGCGCGGCTGCTGGCCGCCCTCGAGCGCCGCCACTGGCTGAACTCGTACATGCACAAGCTGCTGGTGCTGGACGCGCCCTGA